The genomic window AATTTTGAGGATTTAGACTCTATTCGATATTTTCAAAGAATGCTTCGAAATAAGGGGATTATAGATGAATTAGAAAAAAAAGGGATTCAAGATGGAGATATTGTAAAGATTTTAGACATAGAATTTGAGTATTATAAATAATGGAGGAAAGTTATGTTAACAAGTAAACAGAGAAGTTATTTAAGGGGATTGGCAAATTCTATTCCTACTATTTTTCAAATAGGAAAAGAAGGAATCAATGAAAATTTAGTAAAACAAATATTAGATGCTTTAGAAGCTAGAGAATTAATTAAAATTTCAGTATTAAACAATAGCTTACTGGATCCTAAGGAGGTAGCCAATGAATTAGTAGTTATGGTAGAGGGAGATGTAGTTCAAGTAATAGGAAATAAAATTATTTTGTACAAGCCTTCTAAAAAAGACCCTAAAATAATGTTACCTCTGTAATGAAAATCGGAGGGGTTCCATGATTCAAAAAGATAATAGATACAAAAAAATTGGAATTATGGGAGGAACTTTTGATCCTATTCATTATGGGCATTTAATTGCATCAAAATGGGCAAAAGAGAATTTTGAGTTGGATAAAGTAATATTTATTCCTGCTGGAGTGCCTCCTCATAAGAAAGAAAGAGAAGTTCTTTCTGCCGAACATAGATATTTTATGACTCTTTTAGCTACAATAGATGAACCTGATTTTGATGTTTCTACCATAGAAATAGACCGCCAAGGGCCATCGTATACAATTGATACAATAAAAGAATTACAGGCATATTATAAAGATATACAAATATTCTTCATTACAGGGGCTGATGCTATTTTAGAGATTCATACTTGGAGAAATTATGAAGAATTAATAAAATCTTGTTATTTTATTGTAGCGACTCGAGAGGGATATGATACCAAAGAACTATATAAGAGAATAGAAAAATTAGATCAAAAATTTGGAAAAAGAATTTTTCATATGAAGATTCCTCCTGTGGGCATTTCTTCTACTGAGTTAAGAAATAGAATTCAACAAGGAAAAACGGTAAAATATTTGATTCCTCCTATGGTAGAAGAATATATTAAGAAAAAACATTTATATTAATTTTTAGGAGATGTATCATGCTATCATATGACAAAATGAAAGAAAAAATAAAGGGATATTTAACTCCTTGTAGATATGAACATACTTTAGGAGTAATAGAAGCTGCCATTAAACTTGCATCTAAATATCAAGTAGAAGAAAACAGTGCAAAAATTGCAGCTTTACTTCATGATTGTGCAAAAAATAAAGGAGAAGAAACTCTTTTAAGATTAGCAAAAGAAAATAATATTCAATTAGATGAAGTAGAAAAGATGCAACCTAGCCTTTTACATGGTCCTATAGGAAGTGTAATTGCACAAAAAGATTTTGGAATAAAAAATAAAGATATATTAAATGCTGTAAGATATCATACTACAGGGAAAAAGAATATGACTACTTTGGAAAAGATTATTTATTTATCCGATTATATAGAAAGGGGAAGAAATTTTCCAGGAGTTGAAAAATTACGTATAGAAGCTAAAAAAGACTTAGATCAAGCACTTTTATTAGCATTTAATCAGACTATTGAGTATGTACTAAAAAAAGGAAGTTTATTACATGTTAATACCGTTAAAGCTAGAAATGATATAATAATAAAAGTATATGGAAATATACAGAAATGAGTTTTTACAATGTTAATTTATTTTTATTACTCTATAATTAAAGTAAGTTAGAGTTTATTAAATTATCAATCTAACAAATTTTTTGATTGGCTAACTAATTTATATTTTATTAGTATAATAAAATAAGAAAGAAGGAGGAATTGAATGTCAAGTAAATCAATTGAAATGGCTCATAAAATCGCTAACTGGATTGAAGAAAAAAAGGGGCAAAATATTCAAATATTAGATATAAGTGAACTTTCTACATTAGCAGATTATTTCGTTTTAGCTAGTGGATCTTCTAATACTCAAGTACAATCCATTGCAGATTTTATAGAAGAGAAGAGCGCAGAATACAAATTTTCTTTATTAAGAAAAGAAGGTTATCAAACAGGACAATGGATTTTATTAGATTATAGTGAAGTGATTGTTCATATCTTTCAACAAGAAGAAAGAGAATTTTATAAATTAGAACATTTATGGCAAGATGCAAAAAATATAGAATATCCTCAAGTTTAGTTGACTATTATTTATGAATATTTTATAATTGAGTAAATATTTTAATTTTTCAATAAAAAATTAAATAATTTAAGTATATCTTTGAAGTAGTAGGCAATAGACTTTTTCAGAGAGCTAATGGTAGGTGGAAATTAGTAAAGGAGATTGTCGAACTTGTCAAAGGGGAAAAAATATACCGGTAAAAACCGTTATCTTAATGAGTAGGACTATTTAAGTCAATTAGGGTGGTAACGCGGGAGGCCTCTCGTCCCTATTAAAAGGGTGAGAAGGCTTTTGCTTTTTGCTAAATAATGAAAGATTTAGAGAAAGGGAGGAAAAGGACTATGGCTTATCATTTCCAAACGATTGAAAAAAAATGGCAAAAAAAATGGGACGAAAAGAAAACTTTTAAAGTAGAAAAAAATAATAAACCTAAATATTATTCTTTAGAGATGTTTCCCTATCCATCAGGGAAATTACATATGGGTCATGTTAGAAATTATTCAATAGGAGATGTTATAGCTAGATTTAAGAAGATGGCGGGATACAATGTACTTCATCCTATGGGCTGGGATTCTTTTGGTTTGCCTGCTGAAAATGCTGCGATTAAAAATGGAATTCATCCAAATATTTGGACCTGGGATAATATTGAAAACATGAGAGAACAATTAAAACAACTAGGAATTAGTTATGATTGGGATCGTGAGATCGCTACTTGTACTCCCGAATACTATAAATGGAATCAGTGGTTCTTTTTAAAGATGTATGAAAAGGGATTGGTTTATAAAAAGAAGTCTGCAGTAAATTGGTGCCCTTCTTGTGCTACAGTATTAGCTAATGAACAAGTAGTAGATGGAGGATGTGAACGTTGTGGAAGTCATGTAGAAAAAAGAAATTTAAATCAATGGTTTTTTAGAATTACTGATTATGCTGAAAGACTTTTAAAAGATATGAATAAATTAAAAGGTTGGCCAGATAAAGTAAAAATCATGCAAAAAAATTGGATTGGGAAAAGTTTAGGCGCGGAAGTATCTTTTCAAATTGAAAATACCACAGATACTATTAAAGTATTTACTACAAGGCCAGATACCATATTTGGAGTTACTTATTTAGTATTTGCACCTGAGCATCCTTTAGTAGAGAAATTTCTTCAAAATTCTCCTAATAAAGAAAAAATAAAAACGTTTATTAAAAAAATGCAAAATCTTAGTGAAATAGATCGAACTTCTACGGAGACAGAAAAAATAGGAATGTTTATTGATGCTTATGCAATTCATCCTATTACACAAAAGAGGATTCCTATTTTAATTGCTAATTATGTACTGATGGATTATGGTACTGGAGCTGTGATGGGGGTACCAGCTCATGATGAACGAGATTTTGAATTTGCTCAAAAATATCAATTACCTATTTCTATTGTAATTCAACCTAAGGATGGAGAAAAACTAACAGCAGAAAATCAAACAGAAGCATATTCTGGAGATGGAATTATGGTAAATTCAGGAAAGTACGATGGAATGTTTAATAGGGAAGCTTATCCTTTGATTATCAAAGAATTAGAGGAAAAAAATGTTGGGAAAAAAACTATATCTTATAGACTAAGGGATTGGCTAATTTCAAGACAAAGGTATTGGGGAACTCCTATTCCCATTATTTATTGTGATGATTGTGGGATTGTACCTGTTCCAGAAAAAGATTTACCTGTAAAACTTCCAACAGATGTAGAGTTTAAAAATAATGGACAATCTCCGTTGTTAGATTGTCAAGAATTTTTATATACTACTTGTCCTAAATGTGGTAAAAAAGCGAAAAGAGAAACAGATACAATGGATACTTTTGTAGATTCTTCTTGGTATTTTTTAAGATATTGCGATCCACATAATGACAAGAAGCCATTTAATAAAGAAAAAACAGATTATTGGATGGATGTAGATTTATATATTGGAGGAGTAGAACATGCAATTCTTCATTTATTGTATACACGTTTCTTTACAAAAGTACTATATGATTTTGGCTTGATATCTAGCGATGAACCTATCAAAAATTTATTAACTCAGGGAATGGTTCTTAAAGATGGGGAAAAAATGTCCAAATCCAAGGGAAATATAGTGAGTCCTGAAGAAATTATAGCTAATTATGGAGCAGATACCGCTAGACTTTTTATTTTATTTGCAGCCCCTCCAGAAAGAGATCTAGAGTGGAGTGATCAAGGAGTAGAAGGTTCTTATAAATTTTTAAATAGAGTATGGCGATTAGTAGATGAGCTAAAAAATCTTATTCCATTTTCCTATAAAATAGAGCAAGATAAGTTAAATAAAGTAGATAAAGAGTTAAGGTTTATATTGCACAATACTATTAAAAAAGTACAGGAAGATATTGAAGAAAGGTTTAATTTCAATACAGCTATTAGTGCTATTATGGAGTTAGTAAATGCTATTTATCATTATAAGGATCAAAAAGAGGTAAATAGAAATGTATTAGCAGAAGCCATTGAAAATCTTATTATTCTATTAGCTCCTTTTGTTCCACATATCACAGAAGAGATGTGGAAACAAATAGGAAAGGATCAAAGTGTTCATGAGCAATCTTGGCCACAATATGACAAAGAAGCTCTTAAAAGAGATGAGATAGAAATTGTTGTGCAAATTAATGGAAAAGTTAGGGATAGAATGATGTTGCCTATTAGTATTACTAAGCAAGAGATGGAGAAACAAGCTCTTCAGAAAGAAAAGATAAAACAATTATTAGAAGGAAAAGAAATTGTAAAAGTGATTACTGTTCCTAAAAAATTAATTAATATTGTTGTAAAGAAATAAAGAACAGAAGTCAGTCCAATAAATTGGACTGACTTCTGTTCTTTTAAAACGTTTTTCGTTGTACAATGAGATATTTTATGATATATTAAATTTGTACAGATAACCAAAATTTTACAAAGGAGTGTATAAAGTGAATGTAAGCTTAAAAGATATTGAAAAAGCACGCGAGACTTTAAAAAATGTAATTTACCCTACTCCTCTTATTTTAAGTAAAAAAATAACTTCTTTTAGTGATAATGAAATTTTTTTAAAAGCTGAAAATTTGCAAAAAACAGGATCTTTTAAAATTAGAGGTGCTTATAATAAAATTGCAAATTTAAATCAAGAGCAAAAGTCTAGGGGAGTATTAGCTTCTTCTGCAGGGAATCATGCCCAAGGAGTAGCCTTAGGTGCGTCTGTGTATGGAATTCCCTCTACTATCGTAATGCCATTAGGGGCACCAGTAGCTAAAGTTAGTGCGACTCAAAGTTATGGAGCAAAAGTAGTACTTTATGGAAATGTATATGATGAAGCCTATGAAAAAGCTTTAGAAATTCAAAATAAGACAGGAGCAACTTTTTTACATCCTTTTGATGATCCTGATGTTATTGCAGGACAAGGAACCATAGGATTAGAAATTTTAGATCAATTAAAAGATATAGATACCATTGTTGTACCAATTGGAGGAGGGGGATTAATATCTGGGATTGCAATTGCAGCAAAATCCATTCGTAAAGAGATAAAAATTATTGGAGTAGAACCAGAAAATGCTGCTAGTATGAGAACGTCTATTAAAAAGGGGGAAATAGAAACTTTAGAACTTTGTGGTAGTATTGCAGATGGAATCGCAGTAAAAACACCAGGTGAGTTAACTTATTCCATTGTAAAGGATTACGTAGATGACATCGTTACTGTATCGGAAGAGGAAATAGCCAATGCAATATTAACTCTTATGGAAGATGAAAAAATGGTTGTAGAGGGGGCAGGGGCTGCTTCTATTGCTGCTATTATTGCTGGAAAAATAAATAGAAAAGGGAAAAAAATTGTTGCAATTATCTCTGGTGGAAACATTGATATGAATATGGTTACTAATATTATTGATAATGAACTACTTAAAAGAGGACGAATGTTAGAGATAAAGGTTTGTTTACCAGATAAGCCAGGTAATCTAAAACATTTATTGGAATTAATTGCTCAGACAAAAGCCAACGTATTTACCATTCATCAAACCAATTTAAGGCCTTATTTGGCTGTCGGAATGCAAGAAGTATCTATTATATTAGAAACTAAAAATCATGACCATATTGCACAAATCTATAAAATATTAAAAGAAAATGAATATTCATTAATAGAAGATTAATGCTATAGCGTGTTAAAAAGCCATGGAAATATTCATGGCTTTTTAACTAATAAAATATTCATTTAGACCTTTTTTTGTCTTTGTTTTTTCTTATAAATACAAAAGTTCGATATAATAAAAATAATACAATTATATTTAAAATTACTTTTCCTATTTTTATGTGGTATAAAAAAGCGATAATGCGATTAGAAGGTTCAATTGTTTTTTCAGCAACTAAGGGCACTGTATTAATAGGCTGACCCTTTAAAGAGTATTCTATGCTACCTACAATTTGTCCTTTCTTTATAGGCAAAGAAAGATCTTTATCTAATTTTATAATAGAAGTAATTTCTTCATTACTATTTTTAAAAGAAGCATATTGAAAGGTGTTTTTCGCAGATACAGGTAAAAGCTCGTTAGCGTTTTTTAAAGGAAGTTTTTTAATAACTTGACCTTTTCTTACGATTATTTTAGTAGTAAAATGTTCAAAACCATAGTTTAATAGTGTACGGGTATCTTCATAAATATCTGTTCCTTTTGCATTTAACACTACGCTAATAAGTTCTAAATTTCCTTTTTTTGCTCCTCCTACTAAAGTATTCTGAGCTTGAGTGGTATATCCTGTTTTTATGCCAGTAGCTCCTTGATAATAATAATCTTTATAGGTAGATTTTTTTATGAGTCGATTAGCATTGTAAAGATATCGTGTTTCTTGTTTTTCTGTAGCTGGAATAATATAGCGTACCGTTGATACAGCATTTCGAAATATAGGATTTTTCATTGCTTCTCTAGTAATAATAGCCATATCTTTTGCAGTGGTATAATGATTTTCATCATGTAGTCCATGAGGGTTAACAAAATGAGAATGAGTAGCTCCTAGTTCCTTTGCTTTTTCATTCATCCTATCAGCAAAGTTTTCTATAGATCCAGCGACATCTTGAGCAATAGCTACAGCTGCATCATTAGCAGATTCAATTAATAAAGCATATAATAATTGTTTTCGAGTAAGTTTTTCTCCAGGGAGTAAATAAATTTGACTACTTCCTGGTTCAATTAAGGAGGGAACATTTTCATGAATTTTAACTACTTTATTTAAATCTCCTTCTTCTAATAAAATAAGAGCTGTCATAATTTTTGTAATGCTAGCAGGATAGAGTGGTTCGTTGATATTTTTACCATACAGAATTTGTCCCGTTTTTGCATCAATTAAAATAGCAGCAGGAGATTTGATATTGGGCTTATAGTTAGGTGCAGCCATGGTAGTGTTTATTAGATTTGTTAGTAAGAACAGAATACATAATGCTATAATAAAAATTTTTTTCTTTATCATATTTATCCTCCTAGCATTTAAAATAATACTTTTAATAGTATAAGAAATAGTATAGCAAAAAAGTTTTTGTATAGAAAGGTAAGAATATAAGAATTAGAAAAAGAGAATTATTAGAAATAAGAAAGTGAAAATAAAAGAATATTATTTATTGAAAAATGGAGGGAGAATATTGAGAGAGTTTATAAAAGGGAAAAAAATATTTTTTATTGTATCGAGTATTGTTATTTTGATAATAGGAGCAATGGTGTTTCATTTTCAAAAAAGCAATGATAAAATATTAATGATAGATCAATCTAAAGAAGAACAGTTTGAAAATACTAGTGAGGAGCTTGAGCAACAAGAAAATCCTTCAACAATAGAAAAAGAAGAGGTATCAGAAAAAGAACAATCTTCTCAAGAAATTATGGTGCATATTGTTGGACAAGTAAAGTATCCAGGGGTAGTAGAGGTTCCAGAAGGAACAAGATTGATTGAAGCCATTGAACAATTAGGAGGTATCACTCAGCAAGCTGATTTAAATGCTGTAAATTTATCAAAAAAGCTAATAGATGAGGAAAAAATTTATATTCCTAAAAAAGGAGAAATTCCTCAAGAAGATATTATTTTTCAAAGTAATATAAATAATAGCGCAAATAGTAATATAAGCCAAGAAGAAAATAGTGCTAAAATTAATATTAATACAGCAGATCAGGAGCAGCTAAAGACTTTACCTGGTATAGGAGATACCCTATCTAAAAATATTATAGAATATCGAGAAATTCATGGCGGATTTAAGAGTATAGAAGAAATAAAGGATGTAAATAGAATAGGAGATAAAATATTTAATGAACTTAAAGAAAAAATTACGATATAGAAAATGGATATAAGGAATACATCCAGATACCAAAAATTTAATTTGACCACAAAAAAGAAAGGAGAAGAAGATGTCTAAACAACAACGATTAACTCAAATGACAAAAAGTTCAGGGTGAGCAGCTAAAATAGGGCCGGAGGCCTTACAAAATATATTAACACAGATTAAGTTAAAACAGGATGATAGATTATTAATTGGATTGGAGAGTTCTGATGATGCTGCTATCTATAAAATAGATGAACAGCGTGCATTAATACAAACTTTAGATTTTTTTACTCCTGTTATAGATGATCCTTATCTTTTTGGGCAAATTGCTGCTGCGAATTCCTTAAGTGACGTATATGCTATGGGAGGAGTGCCTTTGACAGCTATGAATATTGTTTGCTTTCCGAATTGTTTGCCTTCTAAAATATTATCTGAAATTATACGGGGAGGGGCAGATAAGATTTATGAAGCTGGTGCTGTATTAGTAGGAGGGCATAGTGTGGAAGATCAAGAACCCAAATATGGATTATCTGTGACTGGAATAGTACATCCTTCTCAAGTAAAAGCTAATTCTCATGCAAAAGCAGGAGACGTATTAATTCTTACAAAACCTTTAGGATTAGGTATTATTAATACTGCCATTAAGGCAGATTTTGCTTCTGACGAAACGATAGAAGAGGCTATTTTCATTATGTCTTATTTAAATAAAGATGCGAGGGATACTATGCAAGAGGTAGGGGTAAATGGTTGTACCGATATCACAGGTTTTGGGCTTTTAGGACATGCCTATGAAATGGCAAGTGCAAGTAATGTTAGCATTGAAATAGATAGTAGTCAACTTCCTATAATAAAAGAAGCGATTATGTTGGGAGAAATGGGAATGGTGCCAGCAGGAACTTACGCAAATAGAAGATATTTAAAAGATAAAGTTTTGTGGTTAAATCAAATTCCTGATATCACGAAAGATCTTTTATTTGATCCTCAAACTTCAGGAGGACTTTTGATATCTATAGAAGAGCAAAAAGCTCAATTATTAGTATCTAAGTTAAAGGAAAAATTAAAAGTTCCTTATGCAATAATTGGAAGGGTGTTATCTAAGGGAAAAAAAGAAATTATAGTAAAATAAAAAAGGAGGAGTTCCTTTGAAGGAAAAAAAGGATTTATTTCGAATGATTCCATCGGTAGATGAAATCATTTCTATGGATGAAATAAAAAAATTTTATAAGATGACTTCTCATCAAAATATTGTAGAGTGTATAAGAAAAGTTTTAGAAGAGATTCGAAGTTTGATTATTCAACTTCCTGAACAGGAGATTTCTCATTTTAAAATATCACAAGAGGAATTAATTCAAGCTATTTCTCAAAAGATCAAAAAGAAAAATGAATTAAGTCTTTGCTCTGTTATTAATGCAACAGGGGTAGTTCTTCATACTAATTTGGGAAGGGCTCTTTTAAGTGAAGAAATAAAGGAAGCTCTGTGGTCAGTAGCGAGTCAATATTCTACTTTGGAAATGAATGTAGAAACAGGTAAAAGAGGATCGAGGTATGATCATGTAGAAGAACTATTATGTAAACTTACAGGAGCAGAAAGTGCTATTGTTGTAAATAATAACGCTGCAGCAGTTACCTTGGTTCTTAGTGCTTTGGCAAAAGAACAAAAGGTAATTGTATCTCGAGGAGAATTAGTAGAAATAGGAGGTTCTTTTCGTATTCCAGAAGTTATGGAACAAAGTGGAGCTCATTTAGTAGAAGTAGGTGCTACTAATAAAACTCATATAAAAGATTACGAAAATGCTATTGATGAAAATACAGGAGCATTATTGAAGGTACATACTAGCAATTATAGAATTTTAGGGTTTAGCGAATCAGTATCCAGTAAAGAATTGGTAGGATTGGCAAGAAAATATGAAATCCCTGCTTTAGAAGATGTAGGGAGTGGAGTATTAATTGATTTATCTAATTATGGATTATCTCCGGAGCCTACTGTACAAAGCATAATAGAGGCAGGAATGGATATTGTTACATTCAGTGGTGATAAACTATTAGGGGGGCCTCAAGCAGGAATTATTATTGGTAAAAAAAAATATATAGAAAAGATAAAAAAACATCCATTAAATCGTGCTTTTCGTATTGATAAACTGACTCTTGTAGCTTTAGAAGCTACTTTAAAGATTTATGAAGAAGGAGAAAATGTAATTCAGCGAATTCCGACACTTAGGATGCTTATTGAAAATAAAGAAATACTTTATGATAAAGCAATAAAATTAAAAATAGCAATTCAAAAAAATGTAACAAATAATTTTTATGTAGAAATAGAAGAATCTTGTTCTCAGGTAGGAGGAGGAGCTTTACCTCTAGAAGAACTGCCTACTTATGTTGTAAGTATTTGGAGTGATTCTTATTCAGTTAATGAGATAGAAGAAAAACTACGAAATTTTAGAAAACCTATTTTTACTCGCATCTTTAAACAACGAATATTTTTTGATGTGCGTACCATTGTAGAAAATGATATAGAAGAAATTGCTCAAGCAATGAAACTTATTTGTAAAGAGAAAATAAGGAGGTAAACAATGCAAAATATCATTATAGGTACAGCAGGCCATATCGATCATGGAAAGACAACTTTAATAAAAGCTTTAACGGGAAAAGAAACAGATCGTTTAAAAGAAGAAAAAGAAAGAGGAATTTCTATTGATTTAGGGTTTACTTATTTTGATTTACCTAGTGGAAGAAGAGCAGGAATTGTAGATGTACCAGGACACGAAAAATTTATTAAAAACATGTTGGCAGGAGTAGGTGGTATAGATATAGTACTATTAGTTATTGCCGCAGACGAAGGAGTGATGCCTCAAACCCAAGAGCATCTAAATATTCTAAATCTTTTAGAAGTAAAAAAAGGAATTATTGTTCTTAGCAAATGTGATATGGTAGAAGAAGAATGGTTGCAAATGGTAGAAGAAGACGTAAGGGAAGCTGTGTCTAATACTTTTATAGAAAATGCGCCTATAATACGTGTTTCTTCTATAAAAAATATCGGAATTCAAGAACTGATTGAAAAAATTGATAAATTGACTTTGCAGGTAGAGAAAAAGGATAATACAAAACCTTTTCGTCTTCCTATTGACAGAGTATTTACTATTAAAGGATTTGGGACTGTTATTACTGGTACTTTGATAGAAGGAAGCATAAAAGAAGGAGATATGGCTATGTTATATCCTTCTGAACAGGAGGTAAAAGTAAGAACTTTGCAGGTGCATGATGAAAATGTTAAACAAGCTTATGCTGGACAACGGGTTGCAGTAAATCTAAGTAATATAAAAAAAGAACAAATTTCTAGAGGAGATGTATTAGCTTGTAAGAATTCTCTTCAACCTACGATGATGTTAGATTGTAAAATACAACTACTAAAAGAATCCCCTTTTTCTATAAGAAATAGAGAGAGAGTACGTATTTATATTGGAACGAGTGAAATACTGGGGAGGGTTGTACTTTTAGATCGAGAAGAATTGCTACCAGGACAAGAAGGATATGTTCAATTAAGATTAGAAACTAATAGTGTAGCAAAGCCTATGGATCATTTGATCATTAGGTTTTATTCTCCTATGGTTACAATAGGAGGAGGGGTGGTTTTGGATGCTTATCCTCAAAAAAGAAAAAGATTTAAAGATGAAGTGATTCAACAGTTACAATTAAGGGAAAAGGGAGATACAAAGAAAGTTTTATTACAATTTTTAAAGGAGTATAGCAATCAATATCTTTCTTTAAATGAGATTCAAAAAAGAACAGGAATATCTTATCAAGAACTTGAAAAAAATTATGAGAATTTACAAGAAGAAAATCGTATTATTGTTTTATCAATATCTGATAAAAAGTATCTTTTCCATATGAATTATATAAAAGATATTGATGAAAAATTGCAAGCATATTTAAATAAATTTCATCAAACATATCCTTTAAAAAAAGGGGCATCTAAAGAAGAAATCCGAAACAAGATTTTAAATGCTGCTCCAGGAAAGATTGCAGAGCAATTATTAAAATTTTTAGAGAAAAAAGGAAAGATTTCTATTCATCAAGAAACCATTTCTCTAAGAGGTTTTACTGTTGAATTGAGTAGAGAACAAAAACAGATAGCAAATGTGATAGAAAAAAGTTTTAAACAAGGAAAATTTAATCCTCCAAATAAAAAAGTATGGTTAAACAACCAAGAGAATTCTAAAGAATATGAGCAGGTTTTTGAAGCGTTTATTGATTGGGGAA from Garciella nitratireducens DSM 15102 includes these protein-coding regions:
- the selD gene encoding selenide, water dikinase SelD; this encodes MSKQQRLTQMTKSSGUAAKIGPEALQNILTQIKLKQDDRLLIGLESSDDAAIYKIDEQRALIQTLDFFTPVIDDPYLFGQIAAANSLSDVYAMGGVPLTAMNIVCFPNCLPSKILSEIIRGGADKIYEAGAVLVGGHSVEDQEPKYGLSVTGIVHPSQVKANSHAKAGDVLILTKPLGLGIINTAIKADFASDETIEEAIFIMSYLNKDARDTMQEVGVNGCTDITGFGLLGHAYEMASASNVSIEIDSSQLPIIKEAIMLGEMGMVPAGTYANRRYLKDKVLWLNQIPDITKDLLFDPQTSGGLLISIEEQKAQLLVSKLKEKLKVPYAIIGRVLSKGKKEIIVK
- the selA gene encoding L-seryl-tRNA(Sec) selenium transferase; translated protein: MIPSVDEIISMDEIKKFYKMTSHQNIVECIRKVLEEIRSLIIQLPEQEISHFKISQEELIQAISQKIKKKNELSLCSVINATGVVLHTNLGRALLSEEIKEALWSVASQYSTLEMNVETGKRGSRYDHVEELLCKLTGAESAIVVNNNAAAVTLVLSALAKEQKVIVSRGELVEIGGSFRIPEVMEQSGAHLVEVGATNKTHIKDYENAIDENTGALLKVHTSNYRILGFSESVSSKELVGLARKYEIPALEDVGSGVLIDLSNYGLSPEPTVQSIIEAGMDIVTFSGDKLLGGPQAGIIIGKKKYIEKIKKHPLNRAFRIDKLTLVALEATLKIYEEGENVIQRIPTLRMLIENKEILYDKAIKLKIAIQKNVTNNFYVEIEESCSQVGGGALPLEELPTYVVSIWSDSYSVNEIEEKLRNFRKPIFTRIFKQRIFFDVRTIVENDIEEIAQAMKLICKEKIRR
- the selB gene encoding selenocysteine-specific translation elongation factor, producing MQNIIIGTAGHIDHGKTTLIKALTGKETDRLKEEKERGISIDLGFTYFDLPSGRRAGIVDVPGHEKFIKNMLAGVGGIDIVLLVIAADEGVMPQTQEHLNILNLLEVKKGIIVLSKCDMVEEEWLQMVEEDVREAVSNTFIENAPIIRVSSIKNIGIQELIEKIDKLTLQVEKKDNTKPFRLPIDRVFTIKGFGTVITGTLIEGSIKEGDMAMLYPSEQEVKVRTLQVHDENVKQAYAGQRVAVNLSNIKKEQISRGDVLACKNSLQPTMMLDCKIQLLKESPFSIRNRERVRIYIGTSEILGRVVLLDREELLPGQEGYVQLRLETNSVAKPMDHLIIRFYSPMVTIGGGVVLDAYPQKRKRFKDEVIQQLQLREKGDTKKVLLQFLKEYSNQYLSLNEIQKRTGISYQELEKNYENLQEENRIIVLSISDKKYLFHMNYIKDIDEKLQAYLNKFHQTYPLKKGASKEEIRNKILNAAPGKIAEQLLKFLEKKGKISIHQETISLRGFTVELSREQKQIANVIEKSFKQGKFNPPNKKVWLNNQENSKEYEQVFEAFIDWGILVKITEEIYFHKDSYELAKRKLQNYFQEHKEIDVATFRDLLGTSRKYAIALLEYFDQKKFTKRIRDIRVLNE